CCGGATGTTCTCGTTTAAGATCCAGCCTTGTTCCCGTGCATATTCCCATGACTGGACTGAGTGTCCTTTTGTTCATCCAGGTGAGAATGCACGCAGAAGAGACCCAAGGAGGTTCCATTACAGCTGTGTGCCATGTCCAGATCACAGGAAAGGGGCATGTAGGCGTGGAGATTTGTGTGAATTCTCTCATGGGATTTTTGAGTGCTGGCTTCACCCAGCCCAATACAGAACTCGGCTTTGCAAGGATGGCACTAGTTGCATACGTCGGGTATGCTTTTTTGCTCACACATCTGATGAATTGAGGCCGCTGTACGCGTCTACTGGCGCTGCTGTGCCATCTCCTCAAGCAGCTGCCGTGGATTTCACTGCAGCGTTGAACCTTTTGTCTGGCTCCCCCTCAGCAGTTTCTGCCGTGTCACCCCTTTCATTCACTCCACCTATGTCTGCGTCTAGAAATGACCTACGCTTGTCCATGGCTTGGCCTCAGCAAAATATCTTGAATTTGAAAATCCTAAGCAACAACCTTCAAGCTAACCGCCTGAGAACTTCTCTTAATGCAAGAGACATTCCATCTGAGGAGTTTAATAGGATCCAAGATTTTGAATTGCAGCAATTACGACTCCTGAACGAGCTGTCCTGCATTTCTCAGCCATATCACAACTCTTCCTCAGCAAATTTGAAACAGTTGAATGCTTCAGTTCTTGACAGGCTTTTGTCTTATGAGGTTTCATCTCCGCAGAACATTTATCAACTGGGCGCTGCACCTGTTTTCTTCCCTTCATACAAACCTGCTGTTCTTAATGAATTCCAGCAGCAAAGCATGCTTTCTCCAATTAAGACAGGTGTCTTTTCTCCAAAGAATGTTGATTATTCTCCTTTTCAGGCTTCTTTTGATTGTTCCTCACCAATGAAGATGTTACCTCAGCTCAATGAGCCTAAATCCCCACTGAGCTCCCAGCTGCCTACTCTTGCTCGCAGCGAAAAGCTGCAATTACAGTTAGGCAGCTTAAGCTCACAGGAAATTGGTTCTAACCTCACATATAATGGTGTGAATGTAGATTGGTCCATTAGAGAAGATGAAGTGGGTCTGTTACAGAAATTATATTCAAATGGGAATTGTGGTGAGGAGCCTGATGTGTCCTGGGTTCAATCAGTGTTGAAGGACTCACCATCTGAGACAGAAGAAAAAGCTATTTCAGTCTCGGGTTCTCTTGACGATTCTAGTTCAAATCCCCAGAGTGAATCCAGTGATCATGTAGCTTTCCAAGCATGGCTCGAGGGATTAAAGCTTGATCAAATCGTTGCGTagtgaaaataaatatatttcgaCCAAGCTTCAGGTAGTTGAAATTGAGTGTTAACAATGTAGTGGGAACAATGCAAGGTCAAAGGCGGACAAAATTCTGAGAAATTATTTTccccattttttttaaaaattagttacaGAACCTATAAAAAGGGGTTAAAAGCCTCTTGTGGGGATATTGCAAAGATCAAGCCCCATTTAGGTATTATTCaccataatttttcattatttattgtaaataataGTTGATCAATCTTATTATTATCTTTATTCATCTTTGGTTCTTTCACCCATCATAGTTTTCTGCTCCTGTTTTTTGTTTCTATAGTTGTGTGTTATGGGAATCAAAGATGAGGTGGATCCCAACAAGTTGAGATGGTGGGTATTGGAGGTGGAAAGTGTTCTTTTTTATGGATTCTTTCAACTTTCATTAGAAGATCAGGTGTGGAGATAAAGAATTTATCCCCAAAAAATGAGATGTAATGTGGAACCTACTTTTCATATTGTGGGGCTTTAAAGTATCATGTGCCAATATACATCATTCCACTCCACTAATTTTTCTAGTTGTTAGGTCTTTATTGCTGTGGGGAATTCTTAATCTTTGATGTTACCCGTGGGGCATTGTCAATTTCCAGGAATTGATCTTGATGGTTGGCCTAAAGTTTCTGATTTTTGTAGGGTATTGAAGAAAATGCATTTTAGATAAACATTACTATATAACGAAAGGTAgcgattgattttttttttttttataaatatgaataatattaaataaataaactgAAAGACTCAAACTCAAAGCCTATTCTTTTTCCGTATCTTAAAAGTAAAGGAAATTTAATCAAAATACTCTGATTGGCTAAATTTATTGTATTTGGTGTGCATTGATGGAAGGCTTGTGATGATGGTCAAGTTTAGAGTAGAAGTTTAGTATGATCAAGTTTCACCCATTTGCTGACGTTTGGGAAACCCACTCTTGCACTTACCATCCaacaaattttatttcatttcttcctAAAAGTAGGAAATGTAATTCTTAAGGAAATCTATTGCCTAGCCTATTAAgacaaaaattttttttcaattcatAGTTAATTGTTGCATTATTTATTTtacttcaaattaaaatttttcagacTTTATTTTTTcagaagaaaaattaaaaaattttttaattgtaTGATATTTCTAAAAATCAgatctaataattattaaaataaatttgctTTAAAAAGAATATTTATCtattttttcattattatttacTGTCAAGAGGTTGCTGGTTTTGAGAACAAAAGGGAAACAATGCTTACAACATACAACGTTTTGTCAGTGCTAAAAGTAAAACAAAAGCAATCGAAAACATTTTAAAAGAACTTAATTGACTAACGAGTATACTCATTCTCAAGAAATTCAAGATTAGAAGACTGTCACTTGTAATGCTTAAGCAAAATGTGTCATATTTTAAACAGCAGAAAATGGTCAAGAAATCGTTGAGATCTGTCCATCAATTTCTAAGAATAAGAACATGGGTTTTATCTCTTTTTCTATATTTCAATTTCTTTACAGAGGTGATAGAAAGGCAAAATATTTCATGACATTTAAGTTAAAAGGATACaacagaagaaagaaagaagggaaAATGCTTATACAGCCAGAGGGTATGCTATCTATGAGAAGAAAATAATGGCTGAAACAATAAACAACCAGCTAAAAGCTCCTGAGAAACTTCCAGGGTCCTGTTCTGGTCCCTATCCTGCAAAAGATGTAGCGCAAGGTCAAAATGGTTTCTTAATTGATGATCTTTATACCTTCAGCACGAAAGAGTTTATACATCTAAGGAAAGTTTTGGTAATAGAGATCAAAGAATCACCTCCAAAAGCCCGCAGACGCACGGAGACTCATATATATGGTCAGAGCAATCCAGATACCAATGAACTTATAGCTGGAGGAGAGAAAAATTAAACATAGGATGCTAATAATGGCCACCAGAACCTGGAGAAGAAGAATGTTAAACCAATTTTCTGAGAATTTAACAAACATGGAATGCTGAAGTATACAGCCAGAAGTTACATGATGTGTTTTTGTTTGTCAGGCAAAGAGGAAAAGAAGGAAAGCTGATTCTTGAACACACAATTTCAATGCCAAATCAAAAAACCATTTTCAGAATTTTTATGAGTGATTACTCATTTGGTTGCAAAATCTCTCATTTTTACTTCTCCATGAAGAAGCCAACCTTTAGCAGGATACATTTCCACTCTCTTTAATCAAAAGCAATTGTTCTGGAAATTGTATCGTATTCAGAGAGTGATTTCAAGAAGGCAAAAAACCGTCATAACTCCATGTTAATTTTACAGAGAAGTCCAAACACTTGCCATGGAGTACGCAGAGTATGCAAAATCAGAAGCTCCAAAGTTGACACCATCAAATACAAATGCTAAGGCGTTGATGGGTTGAGTACCCGCAACAAACTGATATGAAAGGAAAAGAAATGTAAGTTCCTGTATTATCTGGGATATTAAGCGGATAAAAAGGAGTACTTGTTAGATACCGGGATGCCAATACTAATCATGTGGAGAACATTGACATCACTTGTGAATAATCTTGCCCCAAAACTCAATCCTAGTCCGAGTACAACAGCCAGCATCAATCCCAGAAGCAATCCCAACTGCAGTTCACATTAATCACCAACTTTTAGGGAAGTCATATACTTCAgaattcattttcatttttcaggCATTTTTATGTGCACCTGCAATACTCGAGATCCAGTGGCTGTCGCCTTGTCATAGTCCTTTTTGGCAAAGGCACTTGCAAGTATTGCCTAAAATACAAATAGAGTTAGCACAGAAAGAGTAAATTCAGCATaacatttggagaaattgaaacACCAAAGATAAAATCTGTCCCAGAGTAGTCACATCCACACCACCCAGAAACTGATGACTGTTCTTCacatctttcttttcttttcttttcttttcttttttttttttgggccccCCTTGTTAATCAAGAGTCAACTACATTCCTAGTTGAGAAGATGAGGATGCAAATACTCATTGCAGTAGTTGCTGCTACTGCTTAATTGGAAACCAACTAACCTGACCGGCAACAGCCAATCCATCTGCGAGAAGAGATGTGGTCAGCCAAACCTGCAAGCAGACCTGAAATGCAGCCATGGATGTTGATCCTTGTCGTGCAGCTAATGACGCAGAAAGAGTAACACAGAATGTTACAGCTATCACCCTCATTAATAGTAGAAAACCTGGAGGTCAAGCGCCAAAAAAAAGAGTTAACTTCTCTCTATCataaaatctgatttttttttaatgccCAAAACTGTCTTCTCAGGAAAAAAGAACTAGACGTATTTCAAATAttctgactttggaaattgagatGAAGCATTACAACAACTCTCTAGAATTGAAAACATTTTCCCATATAATTATTCTACATGTTTCCAGTTATTGGTTCAACATCAAATCTCTTGTGGAGCTTCTTGATTACCATATGcaggtaatattaattttaagctgTGTACTTCACGGATGATTGTTAGTCATTAGAAGCCAAAAAAGTAACAATATGAAGAGATTGCACATGCAGGGATGAGTTCTCTTCCATTCTTTTTCCATTGGAAGTGTAAATTAGCTTTAATTCTCATTATCAATTTGATGATAATATGCATTGTGACACAGCATGCTGATTTGAGGTACCTCATACCAGATATGAAAAATTAGGAGTACAAATGAACCAAATGAATTGCAGTTTACAAAAGCAGGAGAAGAGGAGGGTGGCAAGTGGGGACCTTACCATTTTTAACAAATTTACCAAATTGCAGATGCCTGACGCTTGGAGGTAAGAGATCAACTTGTTCCATTAATCTCCACAAGAGTATAATTGAAATCAGATATCTGAAATCACCACATATTGAAAGAATAAGAGAGATGAactaataaaatatttcaatttttttgttcTCTGGACCatgataaaagaaagaaaatgtgCCATTCGACTCTAAAAGGAAATAGACGAATATAACTTACTGGGATATAACATGGGCAATGGCCGCACCACTAACTCCCAGACggaaaacaaacatgaatatgggATCTAAAATTATGTTTGTTACATCTCCAGCCACTATAGATTAGAACAGATGTGCACGAGCATTAGAATGATGTGAAATAATCAAATGGATGAAAGAGCCAAAACATTTCATTTTCTAGAATTTTGAAAAATGTCACACTAGTAGAGCCGTCAAAATCCCGTAAGGAATACCAGTGGCATAAAAAGGAGTCTTCGTATCTTTAAATCCACGGAAGACTCCTTGCATGGCCAAGGAAAGGAGAACTGCAGGGGCACCAAGTGACCTTAATGTCAAATATTGCTGTGCAGGGGTTAGCATAGGCGAATTCTGTGGAAACAAAATATCTCATGGTTATCTTCTTAAAGCAATCATTCCtgataaaaaaatataacaaGTTAAAACCTCGTCTTGTTTTCAAACAAGAGCACTCACAGAACTGACTCCCATGAAGTTCAACAATGGTTTTGCACCAGATATGAGGAATATAGTTTGGACGAAGCCAAGGATGGCACCAAAAACTAATGCAGATGAGGCTGAGGGGATGTGCCTTCGTTCGTTCCCAGtcttattagaaatttcaaagcTGTTAATAAATGATTTTGACTTGAATGCACTTTCACCGGAGTCTGATAGAATATGATGAAACATAAAGAAGATATTAACTTAACAGATTACATATAGATTTTATCAAACtgggaaaagagagagagagagagagagagagaagacatTCCAAAGATTTAATAGAAATTTACAGTACTTTGCAAGACCCACTAGACGAGGTCTATCATAAACAGAAAGTGAAAAGGGCGGGACATGGTATTCAGTACCATTTTGCGGTATCAACTCTTTACTTTCACTGTTTACAAGTGAACCTGTTTCCAAGGATTCACTCTCTTGTACTTCAGGGCTCACTTTTCCAATTGCATCTTCTTCAGCGACAAAAGAGGTGGTGACACTGACAAGTGGGAATATTGCAATTCTTGATACTTGATTGAAGAGGGCAATAGAAACTCCAACAGCAGCTAGTTCTACTGGGCCTGAATGAATCATATAAACTAGAGGTAAGTGCCTTTACCATTTCAAATAAATAAGCATTAAAAAAGGGAAGTAACATATAAACCTTCTCCGGGACAATGAAATAGCAATGTATGCTACAACTCAGTAAAGGCAAGAAAAAGAACATGAGGGCATTCTACCATGCAGTTGGTTCGAAATCAGTGATATGTTGAGCTAGTAAGTAAGCAGAGGCAAACAAAAGGGTCAACAGCCATTAAGACTAAATAATATCTGATGAAACATGAGACTGTAATTCTGAGTCACTACAAAACAGTTCATTAGGATTATAACTCCAAGTGACTAGAGCACACTTCATTGAGAAAGAgggaaaagaaaaataagttaCAAACAGATGCAGGTTCAGAATGAACATAACAGAGAAAAAACAAGGAAAATACCTATTCGGCCTATAAATGCTGTGTCCACCATAGAGGCAATAGGGTCAGCTGTTAAAGCCAGCGCTGCAGGCAATGCTATACGTGCAATTTCTAACCCAAGTTCATCTGGTTTAAGAACATGTCTGCTCATACCGTAAAAGAATCAAATATAAACTCCTAAATGCTTCTTGACATGATAAAGTTGGTTGGATTGACaacatttaaaatgtaataaattcTTTACATAGAATGCAATTCATTGAAACTAATATATACCTGAAATCCTTAAAGAAAATGCATAAAGATGTTCTCTTCTCCATTGATGGATATGGATCATCCTCCTGAGCCATCGATCATTCAAGTGGTGGACAAAGTGGAAGCATCAAATATTAAACTCCAGAACCTGCAACTGATATATATGGATACATGCAAAATAAGAAGTCAGGACCACAAATTgataattcaaaatttgaaatttctgtaCCCATTGAAACTGGAAAATTAAAGTCAAAGTTGAGAGAAAAAGCAGTGAGACTCACCTTCAATGGAAGACACCGAGAAGTTTCTCTTTGAAGATTATGAACGCAAGATTGGACTTTAACCAGCCCCGAAACCTCAATATTTGAATTTCATTGGCAAAAGCAAAAGAAAATATAGTTCCTTCCAAAAACGCTATTGAAATGCGCTCATTTGTTTAGACCCGAGACATATTCAGCTTTTGAAACCTCAACAAGACTAAATAACACATGAATCCACCTAACTCAAATCCTAGAAAAGAAAATGATGCATTTCTCATTTTCATAAAAAAGTTCAAAGAAAAGGCACTATACATTTCAGGGATTAGTAAAAGACCCACCAAACAGTTAATTAAAAATGCTAAAGTAAAACAAATCTGGTATAGAAAAAAATGTGATCTTGAAAGAATTTCAGCATGGAAACCTGAAGCATATACCCAACAAACCAAAACAAAACAAGGTACCCACCTGACCAAAAAACCAAAATAACAGATATTGAAGAGGGAATCCCTCGTTCTCATCGAAAGCTGAAGTTGTGTGTGTTAATATGCAGTGAACTTAGTTGCATGCTtctgaaagagagagagagagagagagggagagagagaaatttGTCTTTGTCCAAATTGGAAGCTTTTAATGGCCACAAGTTGGCATCCAAAGTGTGATTAATATTTAATGGAGTAGCATAATGGAAGGTTCCCTTAATGGTAAGAAGGATTATTCCAATTGAAATTTCAACAATCAATAAAAGCAAAGAATAGAAGGTAATATATCAGTATCAATTCATGAAAACCATTCCTTTCCTTTTCCATTAAAATCTTCAACAGTGCCTTTGCGATGCAATCGTGCACAAAGCCCGCCAAGTATCTCTCGCTGGCTCGC
Above is a genomic segment from Hevea brasiliensis isolate MT/VB/25A 57/8 chromosome 17, ASM3005281v1, whole genome shotgun sequence containing:
- the LOC110666700 gene encoding zinc finger CCCH domain-containing protein 56-like — encoded protein: MDNSIGTVEAEHSFSVLLEYAADNDVEGFKRTVCDESEIMEVGLWYGHQRVLKRGVLEHRTPLMVAAKYGSVEVLKLILSLPEVDVNFSCGPDQSTALHCAASGGSVNVIDAIKLLLLAGADPNSTDANGHRPIDVLVASPNFPYLKIALEKLLKNDGSASQSDLQVSTNCLRSSLPSISLLSEEGSSFSISGSIMSPITSKINDVHISSAKKEYHVDPSVPDITNSIYATDEFRMFSFKIQPCSRAYSHDWTECPFVHPGENARRRDPRRFHYSCVPCPDHRKGACRRGDLCEFSHGIFECWLHPAQYRTRLCKDGTSCIRRVCFFAHTSDELRPLYASTGAAVPSPQAAAVDFTAALNLLSGSPSAVSAVSPLSFTPPMSASRNDLRLSMAWPQQNILNLKILSNNLQANRLRTSLNARDIPSEEFNRIQDFELQQLRLLNELSCISQPYHNSSSANLKQLNASVLDRLLSYEVSSPQNIYQLGAAPVFFPSYKPAVLNEFQQQSMLSPIKTGVFSPKNVDYSPFQASFDCSSPMKMLPQLNEPKSPLSSQLPTLARSEKLQLQLGSLSSQEIGSNLTYNGVNVDWSIREDEVGLLQKLYSNGNCGEEPDVSWVQSVLKDSPSETEEKAISVSGSLDDSSSNPQSESSDHVAFQAWLEGLKLDQIVA
- the LOC110666701 gene encoding protein DETOXIFICATION 42 isoform X1, giving the protein MAQEDDPYPSMEKRTSLCIFFKDFRHVLKPDELGLEIARIALPAALALTADPIASMVDTAFIGRIGPVELAAVGVSIALFNQVSRIAIFPLVSVTTSFVAEEDAIGKVSPEVQESESLETGSLVNSESKELIPQNDSGESAFKSKSFINSFEISNKTGNERRHIPSASSALVFGAILGFVQTIFLISGAKPLLNFMGVSSNSPMLTPAQQYLTLRSLGAPAVLLSLAMQGVFRGFKDTKTPFYATVAGDVTNIILDPIFMFVFRLGVSGAAIAHVISQYLISIILLWRLMEQVDLLPPSVRHLQFGKFVKNGFLLLMRVIAVTFCVTLSASLAARQGSTSMAAFQVCLQVWLTTSLLADGLAVAGQAILASAFAKKDYDKATATGSRVLQLGLLLGLMLAVVLGLGLSFGARLFTSDVNVLHMISIGIPFVAGTQPINALAFVFDGVNFGASDFAYSAYSMVLVAIISILCLIFLSSSYKFIGIWIALTIYMSLRASAGFWRIGTRTGPWKFLRSF
- the LOC110666701 gene encoding protein DETOXIFICATION 42 isoform X2; protein product: MAQEDDPYPSMEKRTSLCIFFKDFRHVLKPDELGLEIARIALPAALALTADPIASMVDTAFIGRIGPVELAAVGVSIALFNQVSRIAIFPLVSVTTSFVAEEDAIGKVSPEVQESESLETGSLVNSESKELIPQNGTEYHVPPFSLSVYDRPRLVDSGESAFKSKSFINSFEISNKTGNERRHIPSASSALVFGAILGFVQTIFLISGAKPLLNFMGVSSNSPMLTPAQQYLTLRSLGAPAVLLSLAMQGVFRGFKDTKTPFYATVAGDVTNIILDPIFMFVFRLGVSGAAIAHVISQYLISIILLWRLMEQVDLLPPSVRHLQFGKFVKNGFLLLMRVIAVTFCVTLSASLAARQGSTSMAAFQVCLQVWLTTSLLADGLAVAGQAILASAFAKKDYDKATATGSRVLQLGLLLGLMLAVVLGLGLSFGARLFTSDVNVLHMISIGIPFVAGTQPINALAFVFDGVNFGASDFAYSAYSMVLVAIISILCLIFLSSSYKFIGIWIALTIYMSLRASAGFWRIGTRTGPWKFLRSF